One segment of Acidobacteriota bacterium DNA contains the following:
- the tuf gene encoding elongation factor Tu (EF-Tu; promotes GTP-dependent binding of aminoacyl-tRNA to the A-site of ribosomes during protein biosynthesis; when the tRNA anticodon matches the mRNA codon, GTP hydrolysis results; the inactive EF-Tu-GDP leaves the ribosome and release of GDP is promoted by elongation factor Ts; many prokaryotes have two copies of the gene encoding EF-Tu), translated as PGDNVALSIELITPIAMEKGLRFAIREGGRTVGAGTISEIIA; from the coding sequence CCCGGGGACAACGTGGCGCTGTCGATTGAGCTGATCACGCCGATCGCGATGGAGAAGGGCCTGCGCTTCGCGATCCGCGAAGGCGGCCGCACCGTGGGCGCCGGCACCATCTCAGAGATTATTGCCTAA